Proteins encoded by one window of Hafnia alvei:
- the aroG gene encoding 3-deoxy-7-phosphoheptulonate synthase AroG: MNYQNDDLRIKEIKELLPPVALLEKFPATAFAAETVSQARGAIHQILKGKDDRLLVIIGPCSIHDIEAAKEYAQRLLKLRQELNGELEIVMRVYFEKPRTTVGWKGLINDPHMDSSYQINDGLRIARKLLLDINDIGMPTAGEFLDMITPQYLADLMSWGAIGARTTESQVHRELASGLSCPVGFKNGTDGTIKVAIDAINAASAAHCFLSVTKWGHSAIVNTSGNGDCHIILRGGKEPNYSAAHVQEVKAGLKKAGLAEQVMIDFSHANSSKQFKKQLDVCTDVCHQLEAGDKAIMGVMIESHLEEGNQNLEGTEPLVYGKSVTDACIGWDDTETVLRQLAQAVKARRG, from the coding sequence ATGAATTACCAGAACGACGATTTACGCATTAAAGAAATTAAGGAACTCCTGCCACCTGTTGCCTTGTTAGAGAAGTTTCCGGCAACGGCGTTTGCAGCAGAGACGGTGTCGCAGGCCCGTGGTGCAATTCATCAAATCCTCAAAGGCAAAGACGATCGCCTGCTGGTGATTATCGGCCCATGCTCAATTCACGATATTGAAGCCGCCAAAGAATACGCGCAGCGCCTGCTCAAGCTACGCCAAGAACTCAACGGTGAGCTTGAGATTGTGATGCGCGTGTATTTTGAAAAACCACGCACCACCGTGGGCTGGAAGGGATTAATCAACGATCCGCATATGGACAGCAGCTATCAGATCAACGACGGTTTACGCATTGCGCGTAAATTACTGTTGGATATCAATGATATTGGTATGCCAACGGCGGGTGAATTCCTTGATATGATCACGCCACAATATTTGGCGGATCTCATGAGCTGGGGCGCTATTGGTGCGCGCACTACGGAATCACAGGTTCACCGCGAGCTGGCTTCAGGCTTGTCATGTCCTGTTGGATTTAAAAACGGCACCGATGGCACCATCAAAGTCGCTATTGATGCGATCAACGCGGCAAGCGCGGCGCATTGCTTCTTGTCAGTCACCAAATGGGGTCACTCTGCGATTGTGAATACCAGCGGTAACGGCGATTGCCATATTATTTTGCGTGGTGGTAAAGAGCCAAACTACAGCGCTGCACATGTACAGGAAGTGAAAGCGGGGCTAAAGAAAGCCGGTTTGGCTGAGCAGGTGATGATTGATTTCAGCCATGCAAATAGCAGCAAACAATTCAAAAAGCAGCTAGATGTTTGTACTGACGTTTGCCACCAACTGGAAGCGGGTGATAAAGCCATTATGGGCGTGATGATCGAGAGTCATCTTGAAGAAGGCAACCAGAACCTAGAAGGCACAGAGCCTCTGGTTTATGGCAAAAGCGTGACTGATGCGTGTATTGGTTGGGATGATACTGAAACGGTACTGCGCCAATTAGCACAGGCCGTGAAAGCACGTCGCGGTTAA
- a CDS encoding PsiF family protein: MFMRKVLPLMAGLLLAGSALAADPASTDAKAVKAPSAKQLAQQKKMTDCSQQASSQSLSGDARKTFMSTCLKAETNPTATTLTPQQQKMKTCNAEAKSKTFKEGERKTFMSDCLKKK; the protein is encoded by the coding sequence ATGTTCATGCGCAAAGTTCTCCCTTTAATGGCGGGTTTACTGCTGGCTGGCAGCGCTCTGGCGGCAGATCCGGCATCTACCGATGCAAAAGCAGTAAAAGCGCCTTCGGCAAAACAGTTAGCTCAGCAAAAGAAAATGACCGACTGTAGCCAGCAGGCAAGCAGCCAGTCATTGAGCGGTGACGCTCGTAAAACCTTTATGAGCACCTGCTTAAAAGCGGAAACGAATCCAACCGCCACCACGCTAACGCCACAGCAGCAGAAAATGAAAACCTGTAACGCGGAAGCCAAAAGCAAAACCTTTAAAGAAGGCGAACGTAAAACCTTCATGAGCGACTGCTTGAAGAAAAAATAA
- a CDS encoding Spy/CpxP family protein refolding chaperone: MNKFSKLTLAASALVFSGFALASSNTSGSTQPEPQQDPMIQHLHLNQSQVDKIKALRTETDKKMASIDTKDIQNGLLIDIIDSGKWDETAVKKQIAAFGKAQEQARYYRMQYFFNLSKILTPEQKAQVKSDLAQEMQQQ; this comes from the coding sequence ATGAACAAATTTTCTAAATTGACTCTTGCTGCATCAGCGCTCGTTTTTTCTGGTTTCGCTTTAGCATCCAGCAATACTAGCGGAAGCACTCAACCGGAACCTCAGCAAGATCCAATGATCCAGCATCTGCATTTAAATCAATCTCAAGTGGATAAGATTAAAGCCCTGCGGACTGAAACAGATAAGAAAATGGCCTCTATTGATACAAAAGATATCCAGAATGGCCTACTAATCGATATTATTGATTCAGGTAAATGGGATGAAACAGCGGTTAAGAAACAAATTGCGGCTTTCGGTAAAGCACAAGAGCAGGCTCGCTACTATCGTATGCAGTATTTCTTTAATTTGAGCAAAATCTTAACTCCAGAACAAAAAGCACAGGTTAAAAGCGATTTAGCACAAGAAATGCAGCAGCAGTAA
- the gpmA gene encoding 2,3-diphosphoglycerate-dependent phosphoglycerate mutase, protein MAVTKLVLVRHGESEWNKENRFTGWTDVELSDKGRSEAKSAGKLLKEQGFSFDFAYTSVLKRAIHTLWNVLDELEQQWLPVEKSWKLNERHYGALQGLNKAETAQKYGDDQVKLWRRGFAVTPPELTKEDERYPGHDPRYAKLSEQELPVTESLATTIDRVIPYWTDVIKPRIASGERVIIAAHGNSLRALVKYLDNLSEDEILELNIPTGVPLVYEFDENLKPLKRYYLGDADEIAAKAAAVANQGKAK, encoded by the coding sequence ATGGCTGTGACTAAATTAGTTTTGGTACGACACGGTGAAAGCGAGTGGAACAAAGAAAACCGCTTCACTGGCTGGACGGATGTTGAGCTTTCTGACAAAGGACGTTCCGAGGCAAAATCGGCGGGTAAGCTTTTAAAAGAACAAGGTTTCTCTTTTGATTTTGCATACACATCAGTGCTGAAACGTGCGATTCACACCTTGTGGAATGTGCTGGATGAACTGGAGCAGCAATGGCTGCCGGTTGAAAAATCATGGAAACTGAACGAACGTCATTACGGTGCTTTGCAGGGGCTGAATAAGGCTGAAACCGCACAAAAATATGGCGACGATCAGGTCAAACTGTGGCGTCGTGGCTTTGCCGTTACACCTCCTGAGTTAACCAAAGAAGATGAGCGCTATCCGGGCCACGATCCTCGCTACGCCAAACTCAGCGAGCAGGAACTGCCGGTTACCGAAAGCTTAGCGACCACCATTGACCGTGTTATTCCTTACTGGACCGATGTGATTAAGCCACGCATTGCGAGCGGTGAACGCGTCATTATCGCAGCACACGGTAACTCACTGCGCGCATTGGTTAAATATTTAGATAATTTAAGCGAAGATGAAATTCTTGAGCTGAATATTCCAACCGGCGTACCGTTGGTTTATGAGTTTGATGAAAATCTTAAACCATTAAAACGTTACTATCTTGGCGATGCAGATGAAATTGCAGCTAAAGCCGCGGCGGTTGCTAATCAGGGTAAAGCGAAATAA